The following are from one region of the Cytobacillus firmus genome:
- a CDS encoding PRC-barrel domain-containing protein gives MRTFSLLKGLPVFELKTGNKAGDICDLSISGTGKVQGLLLRKGAFLKKNYIINIEDVASFGWDGVMIEDTSVLQAIPKHDDYTCETHNRLTGKMIMSREGERLGLLEDVYFKEELGTIVGYELSDGFFSDVLEGKRVIKTDDPPAIGKDAIIVNVK, from the coding sequence TTGCGGACATTTTCTTTATTAAAAGGCCTGCCGGTTTTTGAGTTAAAAACCGGCAATAAAGCAGGCGATATCTGTGATTTATCCATTTCTGGAACCGGAAAAGTTCAGGGATTACTACTGCGAAAGGGCGCATTTCTGAAAAAAAACTATATCATCAATATTGAAGACGTGGCATCTTTCGGCTGGGATGGAGTGATGATTGAAGATACCTCTGTTCTGCAGGCAATTCCTAAACATGATGATTATACATGCGAGACCCATAACCGGTTAACCGGCAAAATGATTATGAGCCGGGAAGGAGAACGGCTTGGTTTGCTTGAGGATGTATACTTTAAGGAAGAATTGGGCACGATTGTAGGGTACGAACTGTCGGATGGCTTCTTTTCAGATGTGCTGGAAGGAAAACGTGTCATAAAAACCGATGACCCGCCTGCAATTGGAAAAGACGCCATAATTGTAAATGTAAAATAG
- a CDS encoding YrzQ family protein — MNKILTSAMMLGAGMAAYNYAQKNNMISGRKMKRIQKRITKALF; from the coding sequence ATGAACAAAATATTAACCTCTGCAATGATGCTTGGGGCAGGCATGGCTGCTTATAATTATGCCCAAAAGAATAATATGATATCAGGCCGAAAAATGAAACGTATCCAGAAAAGAATAACCAAAGCTTTATTTTAA